One genomic segment of Candidatus Sulfotelmatobacter sp. includes these proteins:
- a CDS encoding alpha/beta fold hydrolase: MASSQIPDPPMATQSPDSAGQAPRVAEWSRRPPFRARRWLAGGHVQTIASFLVRRKIHLPATEERLVEVAPGIKIRCWCYWQEKDRTRTLTIIVVHGLEGSSDSQYMQGIARDGLAAGMNVVLMNQRNCGGMDDCAPTLYNSSLSGDVAAVVQHVLENDGVSRFALIGFSMGGNLVLKLAGEWGSNGPRQFRAVAAVCPAMDLAASADALHRPANRIYEYYFLMQLFRRFRLKARLFPGKFDVARLRGISSLRSFDDRITAHYCGFAGADDYYARAAASNVVDRIAAPALIIHAANDPFIRVQPETLRRIMANPNISYIETVDGGHCAFLGERNGDASNDARWAEREVVEFIRQVG, translated from the coding sequence GTGGCCAGTTCGCAAATTCCCGATCCTCCCATGGCGACTCAATCTCCAGACAGCGCCGGCCAGGCACCGCGGGTGGCCGAATGGTCCAGGCGACCGCCGTTTCGCGCGCGGCGCTGGCTAGCCGGTGGGCATGTCCAGACCATTGCGAGCTTTCTGGTGCGGCGAAAGATTCATCTGCCGGCGACGGAGGAGCGACTGGTGGAAGTCGCTCCTGGAATCAAGATTCGCTGCTGGTGTTATTGGCAAGAAAAAGATCGGACGCGGACGCTGACGATCATCGTTGTCCACGGGCTCGAAGGTTCGTCGGATTCGCAATACATGCAGGGCATTGCGCGCGACGGGCTGGCGGCGGGGATGAATGTCGTGTTGATGAACCAGCGCAATTGCGGCGGCATGGACGATTGCGCGCCCACGCTCTACAACTCAAGCTTGTCGGGTGACGTAGCCGCGGTGGTGCAGCATGTGCTGGAGAATGACGGCGTGTCGCGCTTCGCTCTGATCGGATTTTCGATGGGCGGAAACCTGGTACTGAAACTTGCCGGCGAGTGGGGCAGCAATGGTCCAAGGCAATTCCGGGCGGTGGCAGCGGTGTGTCCGGCCATGGACCTGGCGGCGTCGGCCGACGCTCTACACCGGCCGGCCAATCGAATTTATGAATATTACTTCCTGATGCAGTTGTTCCGGCGCTTCCGGCTGAAGGCGCGGCTGTTTCCTGGGAAATTTGACGTGGCGCGGCTGCGCGGAATCTCCAGCCTGCGCTCGTTCGATGACCGCATTACTGCGCACTACTGCGGATTTGCCGGCGCCGACGACTATTATGCGCGGGCCGCGGCCTCCAATGTGGTGGACCGGATTGCGGCGCCGGCGCTGATTATTCATGCGGCGAATGACCCCTTCATTCGCGTACAACCGGAGACGCTGCGGCGAATCATGGCGAATCCGAATATCAGCTACATCGAGACGGTCGACGGCGGCCATTGCGCGTTCCTGGGTGAACGAAATGGCGATGCCAGCAATGACGCGCGATGGGCCGAGCGCGAAGTTGTGGAATTTATAAGGCAAGTAGGATAA
- the hisS gene encoding histidine--tRNA ligase produces the protein MIKAVRGTRDLLPPETALWNFVEAAVRDVFRAYNFQEIRTPIFEATELFARGVGEETDIVSKEMFTWEDRARAASEKGQSLTLRPENTAGVVRAYIEHKLWDRGLNKLYYIGPQFRRERPQKGRYRQFYQIGAEVIGPASAGSESPARDAEVLEMLATLLDRLGITNWNLELNSVGTPEDRAKFNEALRAALAPVKDRMCADCQRRAVTNPLRVFDCKVPEDQPIIETLPRISQFLGEDSRKHFEAVQEILKAVGVEFHINDRLVRGLDYYTRTAFEFTHGALGAQNAILGGGRYDGLSEALGGPAAPGIGFAIGEDRLVMSLKETAEGVLRKPDVYVAAMAGMNGEAARLARELRRHDLVVELGDDSFRLKKSFEAATKAGAKYILIVGENEVKADAFALKNLATGEQVQVARGELARNIRGA, from the coding sequence ATGATCAAAGCGGTTCGAGGGACTCGGGATTTGCTGCCGCCGGAGACGGCGCTCTGGAATTTTGTGGAGGCGGCGGTGCGGGATGTATTTCGCGCCTACAACTTCCAGGAAATTCGCACGCCGATTTTCGAGGCGACAGAGTTGTTCGCGCGCGGGGTGGGGGAAGAGACCGATATTGTTTCGAAGGAAATGTTCACCTGGGAGGATCGCGCGCGGGCGGCGAGCGAAAAGGGCCAATCTTTGACCTTGCGCCCCGAGAATACCGCTGGCGTCGTTCGGGCATACATCGAGCACAAGCTTTGGGATCGCGGGCTCAACAAGCTCTATTACATCGGTCCGCAGTTTCGGCGGGAGCGGCCGCAGAAGGGGCGGTATCGGCAGTTTTATCAGATTGGGGCGGAGGTGATTGGGCCGGCTTCGGCGGGGAGCGAGTCTCCGGCGCGGGATGCGGAAGTGCTGGAAATGCTGGCCACGTTGCTCGACCGACTGGGAATCACGAATTGGAATCTCGAGTTGAACTCCGTCGGAACGCCGGAGGATCGCGCGAAATTTAATGAGGCGCTGCGGGCGGCGCTGGCTCCGGTGAAAGACCGGATGTGCGCGGATTGCCAGCGGCGGGCGGTGACCAATCCGCTGCGCGTGTTTGACTGCAAGGTGCCGGAGGATCAGCCGATCATCGAGACGCTGCCGCGTATCAGTCAGTTTCTCGGCGAAGATTCGCGCAAGCACTTCGAGGCCGTGCAGGAAATTCTGAAGGCGGTTGGGGTCGAGTTTCATATAAACGACCGGTTGGTGCGCGGGCTCGACTACTACACGCGCACGGCATTCGAGTTCACACACGGAGCGCTGGGGGCGCAGAATGCGATCCTCGGCGGCGGACGTTACGACGGGCTGTCAGAGGCGCTGGGCGGGCCGGCGGCTCCTGGGATTGGGTTTGCGATTGGCGAAGACCGGCTGGTGATGTCGTTGAAGGAAACGGCTGAGGGTGTGCTCCGCAAGCCGGATGTTTACGTGGCCGCAATGGCTGGCATGAACGGCGAGGCAGCGCGACTGGCGCGGGAGTTGCGGCGGCATGATCTGGTCGTCGAGTTGGGAGATGACTCATTTCGCCTAAAGAAATCGTTCGAGGCTGCGACTAAAGCAGGGGCGAAGTACATTCTGATTGTGGGTGAGAATGAAGTGAAGGCCGACGCCTTTGCGCTGAAGAATCTGGCTACCGGGGAGCAGGTGCAGGTAGCGCGCGGGGAGTTGGCGCGGAACATTCGAGGGGCGTAG
- a CDS encoding gamma carbonic anhydrase family protein yields MIRSYKGVQPTIPASCYVDDSAQIIGDVVLGEHASVWMNAVLRGDVHEIRIGAYTNVQDNSVLHGMKQQWGVYLGEYVTVGHSVTLHGCVIEDRCLIGMGSIILNGARIGAGSIIAAGTLIPEKTVVEPGSLWMGSPGKFRRKLEAADQETIMRYARNYLGYKDEYLKEGR; encoded by the coding sequence ATGATCCGCTCTTATAAAGGTGTGCAGCCGACAATTCCGGCCTCCTGTTACGTCGATGACTCGGCGCAGATTATTGGCGACGTTGTACTCGGCGAGCACGCCTCGGTATGGATGAATGCGGTGCTGCGCGGGGATGTGCACGAGATCCGCATTGGGGCATACACCAACGTTCAGGACAACAGCGTGCTGCATGGAATGAAGCAGCAGTGGGGCGTTTATCTGGGCGAGTACGTGACCGTCGGGCATTCGGTGACACTGCATGGGTGTGTGATTGAGGATCGCTGCCTGATCGGCATGGGGTCGATTATTCTGAATGGAGCGCGAATTGGCGCCGGATCGATCATCGCGGCGGGGACGTTGATTCCCGAGAAGACGGTGGTCGAGCCGGGATCGCTGTGGATGGGATCTCCGGGAAAGTTCCGGCGGAAGCTGGAGGCCGCCGATCAGGAAACGATCATGCGCTATGCGCGGAATTATCTTGGGTATAAGGACGAGTATTTGAAGGAAGGTCGTTAG
- the rpsU gene encoding 30S ribosomal protein S21, which produces MAEVRLQEGESLENALRRFKRKVQQEDIIKEVKRHSFYLKPGEKKRVKAALARKRARKKTRKEQD; this is translated from the coding sequence TTGGCGGAAGTACGACTTCAAGAGGGTGAAAGTTTAGAGAACGCGCTGCGCCGCTTCAAACGCAAGGTGCAACAGGAAGACATTATCAAGGAAGTGAAACGCCACTCCTTCTACCTGAAGCCCGGCGAAAAAAAACGTGTGAAGGCCGCTTTAGCGCGCAAGCGAGCTCGCAAGAAAACGCGGAAAGAACAAGACTAA
- a CDS encoding TonB-dependent receptor, whose protein sequence is MSWTRIVSPALIFLFVAISACAQDSATGAIRGTVVDSSGAHIAQASIVVVSAATGARYTATTNAEGAFALDLLPPGDYSARVVAQGMSPQVTPQLHVDVGAAAVLEFHLTIAGAQEKITVSGAPALVETQPSAVSTLLDERALNDVPLNGRRFSDLALFSPGVTQDPRSLTSSTNGDLAFGGIRGFQNTTLVDGGDYNNAFFAQARGRYRAPYQFSTEVVQEFRVSTNSYGAEQGRSGGAVINVVTKSGSNHLHGTSFYYLRDSSFGAADPLLAFKPHNRQQQFGGTVGGPLKRNKIFFFAGFDQHLIHSPNVVEFLNGSSQVIPQPGTGPFTPGDYESTDQALVFASAAQLTSLAGEYPAAQIGNTSYIKLDLNLNPRQQLTLRLNTTRYWGANNVFLDPSSPVTYDSISNNGQETVAAETASLSLTSSFTPRWISHLRAQFSRDNQQSFTNTSDVLVKIPTILDGMGRSNLLPRQTREHRLHLAETVSHEGSRHSLKFGGDGLLTWIYDFFPSQQSGEYLFYPIKVNPFTFAPQEAGLELTPLRAYAHEVPHYYLQNFGSATSNPNTNEYAAFAQDTVRVTDHLAVNVGVRWDLQTFSTAGLLSNPLFPPSGKVPFQPYNFAPRAGLAYSFGNKRPLVLRAGFGIFYVRIPQIYNSVVQTENGITDSQVFLNNTNYYDQQVFPSYPNPLASCPLFAANCALPPALTGGIANDPSAVTNEVSAFAPNFITPRVQQANLTLEKEVADHTTVAVSVLTVHGEHLIRALDVNLPQPTPVAYPIFDSTGSIFQGSYYTVDSFATWQFTKSLTCPFPPCINPLGRPIAQLGAINEFQSAASSYYNGATLSINRRVARGTYLRLSFTYAHAIDDGQDALVAGQPATVQNSYDPSAERGASVTDQRDRLVVAFSTEPHPFHRGNEMLGHIFNDWKISSLINYGSGRPFSATVSGDPNQDGNDLNDRLPGYSRNGFTGPDYATADLRLTRTLRLHERYKLNLIAESFNLFNRDNQRVVITSNGLVANATTFVQSSVTPTLASYPGYYTLPTNFTKPNAAYPPRQVQLAMKLIF, encoded by the coding sequence ATGTCCTGGACGCGGATTGTTTCTCCGGCACTAATCTTTCTGTTTGTGGCAATCTCCGCCTGCGCCCAGGACTCCGCCACCGGAGCCATCCGCGGCACCGTCGTCGATTCCTCCGGCGCGCACATCGCGCAGGCGTCCATTGTCGTCGTCAGCGCGGCGACCGGCGCACGCTACACCGCGACCACCAACGCCGAAGGCGCATTCGCTCTCGACCTGCTGCCTCCAGGCGATTACTCCGCCCGCGTGGTTGCGCAAGGCATGTCACCGCAAGTAACGCCGCAGTTGCATGTCGATGTCGGCGCCGCAGCCGTTCTTGAATTTCACCTGACCATCGCCGGAGCACAGGAAAAAATCACCGTCTCCGGCGCACCCGCTCTGGTCGAAACCCAGCCCAGCGCCGTGTCTACGCTGCTCGATGAACGCGCCCTCAATGACGTCCCGCTCAACGGCCGCCGCTTCTCCGATCTCGCATTATTCTCCCCCGGCGTCACGCAAGATCCCCGCAGCCTGACTTCTTCCACCAATGGCGATCTCGCCTTCGGCGGCATCCGCGGATTCCAGAACACAACTCTGGTCGACGGAGGCGACTACAACAACGCCTTTTTCGCGCAGGCGCGCGGACGCTATCGCGCGCCCTACCAGTTCTCCACCGAAGTCGTGCAGGAGTTCCGCGTCTCCACCAATTCCTACGGCGCTGAGCAGGGCCGTTCCGGCGGCGCGGTCATAAATGTCGTCACCAAGTCCGGCTCCAATCACCTGCACGGCACGTCTTTCTATTATCTCCGCGACAGTTCCTTCGGCGCGGCCGATCCTTTGCTCGCCTTCAAGCCGCACAACCGCCAGCAGCAGTTCGGAGGCACCGTCGGCGGTCCGCTCAAGCGCAACAAGATTTTCTTCTTCGCAGGATTCGATCAGCACCTCATCCACTCGCCCAACGTCGTCGAATTCCTCAACGGCAGTTCGCAAGTCATCCCGCAGCCCGGCACCGGACCGTTCACGCCGGGCGACTACGAATCCACCGACCAGGCCCTGGTCTTCGCCTCCGCCGCGCAACTGACCTCGCTCGCCGGAGAATATCCCGCGGCCCAAATCGGCAACACGAGTTATATCAAGCTCGATCTCAATCTCAACCCGCGTCAGCAACTGACGCTGCGCTTGAACACCACCAGGTATTGGGGAGCGAACAACGTATTCCTCGATCCCTCCAGCCCCGTTACCTACGATTCCATCAGCAACAACGGCCAAGAGACCGTCGCCGCCGAGACCGCATCGCTTTCCCTGACTTCCAGTTTCACGCCGCGCTGGATCAGCCATCTCCGCGCCCAATTCTCCCGCGATAATCAACAGTCTTTCACCAACACAAGCGACGTACTCGTCAAGATTCCAACCATCCTTGACGGGATGGGCCGCTCCAATCTTCTTCCCCGCCAGACCCGCGAACATCGACTGCACCTTGCCGAAACCGTCAGCCACGAAGGTTCGCGCCATTCGCTGAAGTTTGGCGGCGACGGGCTGCTCACCTGGATCTACGACTTCTTCCCCAGCCAGCAAAGCGGCGAATATCTTTTCTACCCAATCAAAGTCAATCCTTTTACCTTCGCGCCCCAGGAGGCTGGCCTCGAACTCACTCCCTTGCGCGCCTACGCCCACGAAGTGCCGCACTACTATCTGCAAAACTTCGGCAGCGCCACTTCGAATCCCAACACCAACGAATACGCCGCCTTCGCCCAGGATACGGTTCGCGTCACCGACCATCTGGCCGTGAACGTCGGCGTGCGCTGGGATCTGCAAACCTTCTCGACCGCCGGACTTCTGTCGAACCCGCTATTCCCGCCCTCGGGCAAAGTTCCCTTCCAGCCCTACAACTTCGCCCCGCGCGCCGGGCTCGCCTACTCCTTCGGCAACAAGCGCCCGCTCGTGCTGCGCGCCGGATTCGGCATCTTCTACGTCCGCATCCCCCAGATCTACAACTCCGTCGTTCAAACGGAAAACGGCATCACCGACTCGCAAGTCTTCCTTAACAACACGAACTATTACGATCAGCAGGTCTTCCCGAGCTATCCCAATCCGCTGGCGAGTTGCCCGCTCTTCGCAGCGAACTGTGCTTTGCCTCCGGCCTTGACTGGAGGAATAGCGAACGATCCCTCTGCCGTAACGAATGAGGTTTCAGCTTTCGCTCCCAACTTCATTACGCCGCGCGTCCAGCAAGCCAACCTCACTCTCGAAAAAGAAGTCGCCGACCACACCACCGTCGCCGTATCAGTGCTCACCGTTCACGGCGAACACCTCATTCGCGCCCTCGATGTAAACCTGCCGCAGCCCACTCCCGTGGCCTATCCCATTTTCGATTCCACTGGTTCCATCTTTCAGGGCAGCTACTATACCGTCGACTCTTTTGCCACCTGGCAGTTCACGAAATCGCTCACCTGTCCCTTCCCACCGTGCATTAACCCGCTCGGCCGCCCCATCGCCCAACTCGGCGCCATCAACGAATTCCAGAGCGCCGCCTCCAGCTATTACAATGGGGCCACACTCTCCATCAATCGCCGCGTCGCCCGCGGAACTTATCTTCGCCTGTCCTTCACCTACGCCCACGCCATCGACGACGGCCAGGATGCCCTCGTCGCCGGACAACCCGCCACCGTTCAAAATTCCTACGATCCCAGCGCCGAGCGCGGGGCCAGCGTTACCGATCAGCGCGATCGCCTCGTCGTCGCCTTCTCCACCGAACCCCACCCCTTCCATCGCGGCAACGAAATGCTCGGACACATCTTCAACGACTGGAAAATCTCCAGCCTCATCAACTACGGCAGCGGACGTCCCTTCAGCGCCACCGTCTCCGGCGATCCCAATCAGGATGGCAATGATCTCAACGACCGCCTCCCCGGCTACAGCCGCAACGGCTTCACCGGGCCCGACTACGCCACCGCCGACCTCCGTCTGACCCGCACCCTGCGCCTGCACGAGCGCTACAAACTCAACCTGATCGCCGAATCCTTCAACCTTTTCAACCGCGACAACCAGCGGGTAGTCATCACCTCCAACGGACTGGTCGCGAACGCCACTACATTTGTGCAAAGCTCGGTGACGCCAACCCTCGCGTCCTACCCCGGCTACTACACGCTTCCCACAAACTTCACCAAACCCAACGCCGCCTATCCCCCAAGACAAGTGCAACTGGCGATGAAACTCATCTTCTAG
- a CDS encoding cation:proton antiporter, which translates to MSAALILGLVGGLLILAFLANRVFSISRIPDVVLLMGLGVLLGPGLHLLDAQRFSTATNLLGTLAIILVLFEGGLELNLGNTLRHFPGALLLATLAYLFSTGLVALVLVKGLHVPLLAGVMVGAVLGCTSSTVVLPVLQQMGADDAVKATLTLEASWGDVLAVLTVGLLLGLKDQPGPVASGLVRGFAVQVGVALVFAVAAGILWSRLLHALSEQRFWQVLTFSVVLVLYAGMEAIGANGLIAVLGFGLTLANFPEIDAGLGFGDAVATSVESQQSLLTFHSELAFLVRTFFFVLIGVVAELRVFREHPLLTAGTLGALFVARWLAMQCSRWSWKDIGAQGRDVILWMLPRGLITVVLAIDVVKARPVELEFLPGLAFAVILATNLLLVFGSVLARRRQPAAAAVTALNLDSTGDANDAPTQEELTAATGAAHQRRRRTINVALLALLALGGFVFWYGSRPANSPQGPVEAWIASHLHRKH; encoded by the coding sequence ATGTCGGCGGCGCTGATTCTCGGACTGGTTGGCGGATTGCTCATCCTGGCGTTCCTTGCCAACCGCGTTTTCAGCATCAGCCGCATTCCGGATGTCGTCCTGCTTATGGGCTTGGGGGTTTTGCTCGGGCCGGGGCTGCACCTGCTGGACGCTCAACGGTTCTCCACTGCCACCAATCTGCTGGGAACTCTGGCCATTATTCTCGTGCTGTTTGAGGGTGGACTGGAGTTGAACCTTGGCAATACTCTGCGGCATTTTCCCGGAGCGCTGCTGCTGGCGACTCTGGCTTATCTGTTCAGCACCGGGTTAGTGGCGCTGGTTCTGGTGAAAGGCCTGCACGTTCCGTTACTGGCCGGCGTTATGGTCGGGGCGGTTCTCGGATGCACGAGCAGCACTGTTGTTTTGCCCGTGCTGCAGCAGATGGGGGCGGACGATGCGGTCAAAGCCACGCTTACGCTGGAAGCCTCGTGGGGTGACGTGCTGGCCGTGCTGACGGTCGGTCTGCTGTTGGGGCTGAAAGACCAACCGGGCCCGGTCGCCAGCGGACTGGTGCGCGGTTTCGCCGTGCAGGTGGGCGTGGCACTGGTGTTCGCGGTCGCTGCGGGCATTTTGTGGTCGCGATTGCTGCACGCTCTTTCCGAGCAACGGTTCTGGCAGGTGCTGACATTTTCGGTTGTGCTTGTGCTCTACGCCGGAATGGAGGCGATTGGCGCGAATGGCCTGATCGCAGTATTGGGGTTTGGACTGACGCTCGCCAATTTTCCCGAAATTGACGCGGGCCTGGGCTTCGGAGACGCCGTGGCCACGTCGGTCGAGTCGCAGCAATCGTTGTTGACCTTTCACTCCGAGCTGGCGTTTTTAGTGCGGACATTCTTCTTTGTCCTGATCGGGGTGGTGGCGGAACTGAGAGTTTTCCGCGAGCATCCGCTGCTCACGGCGGGCACACTCGGGGCGCTGTTCGTGGCGCGCTGGCTGGCGATGCAGTGCAGCCGCTGGTCGTGGAAGGATATCGGAGCGCAGGGCCGCGACGTCATTCTCTGGATGCTGCCGCGAGGACTCATCACGGTCGTGCTGGCGATCGACGTGGTGAAGGCGCGGCCCGTCGAGCTGGAATTCCTGCCGGGACTGGCTTTTGCTGTGATCCTGGCCACGAATCTCCTGCTGGTCTTTGGCAGCGTGTTAGCGCGTCGGCGGCAGCCGGCGGCGGCTGCTGTCACTGCTTTGAATCTGGATTCGACCGGCGATGCGAATGATGCTCCAACGCAAGAGGAGCTGACGGCAGCCACGGGAGCGGCTCATCAGCGCCGCCGCCGAACGATCAACGTGGCTTTACTCGCGCTGCTCGCCCTGGGCGGCTTCGTTTTCTGGTATGGCAGCCGGCCGGCGAACTCGCCGCAAGGACCGGTGGAGGCCTGGATTGCTTCCCACCTGCACAGGAAGCATTAG
- a CDS encoding DUF1579 family protein, which produces MSLIQRVRKAILVSSLILVAVSAWAQMGGAPGAEVKKLDYFVGTWNAEGAIAQGPWGAGGKFTSTGTTEWMPGGFFLVRHSDVTMPSELGGAGKETAIVGYDSDQNVYTNDTFNSQGRHTVSKGTVSGDTWTWTSTANYGGQDIKHKMTIKTLSPTSYTLKVEISIDGTNWITFMDVKATKK; this is translated from the coding sequence ATGAGTCTTATACAGCGGGTTCGTAAGGCGATCTTGGTTTCAAGTCTAATTCTGGTCGCGGTTTCTGCCTGGGCGCAGATGGGCGGCGCGCCGGGTGCGGAAGTGAAGAAACTCGATTATTTCGTAGGCACATGGAACGCAGAGGGGGCGATCGCGCAAGGACCGTGGGGAGCAGGAGGAAAATTCACATCAACCGGCACGACAGAGTGGATGCCCGGGGGATTCTTCCTGGTGCGACACTCGGACGTTACGATGCCCTCCGAGTTGGGCGGGGCCGGTAAGGAAACGGCCATCGTAGGCTACGACAGCGACCAGAATGTGTATACCAATGACACATTCAACAGCCAGGGCCGGCACACAGTGTCGAAGGGAACGGTCAGCGGCGATACCTGGACGTGGACGAGTACGGCGAACTATGGGGGGCAGGACATCAAGCACAAGATGACGATCAAGACGTTGTCACCGACGAGTTACACCTTGAAGGTGGAGATATCAATCGATGGCACAAATTGGATTACTTTCATGGACGTGAAAGCGACGAAGAAGTAG
- a CDS encoding nuclear transport factor 2 family protein, translated as MKCRLVVFICLFCCAFGFAGTEQTNAPAKELTPLEQTLMAAEKSFVEAAKKGDVAYFKRTLTDDFSFVEFDGQLYDRQDMLDQFGEGGGVDILPYEMKVITAGDGVAIVTYNVVLRVPAVEDQGPPPRYQHFSTVWVKQGDAWKMKFQQMTASHWGDW; from the coding sequence ATGAAATGCCGGTTGGTTGTCTTCATCTGTTTGTTTTGTTGTGCTTTTGGTTTTGCGGGAACCGAGCAGACGAATGCGCCGGCGAAAGAACTCACTCCGCTGGAGCAGACGCTGATGGCGGCTGAGAAAAGTTTCGTCGAGGCGGCGAAGAAGGGCGACGTCGCTTACTTCAAGCGGACTCTGACCGACGACTTCTCTTTCGTCGAGTTCGACGGGCAGTTGTATGACCGGCAGGATATGCTCGACCAGTTCGGTGAAGGCGGCGGCGTCGATATTCTGCCATACGAAATGAAAGTCATCACGGCGGGCGATGGCGTTGCAATTGTGACTTACAACGTCGTGCTGCGCGTTCCGGCAGTGGAGGATCAGGGGCCTCCGCCGCGCTATCAGCATTTCAGCACGGTTTGGGTCAAGCAAGGGGACGCGTGGAAGATGAAGTTTCAACAGATGACGGCGTCGCATTGGGGAGACTGGTAG
- a CDS encoding DUF1579 family protein: protein MKRHGTILAIWLVLGAAAAVAQMPKPGAELKKLDTFAGSWTLEGDLKPSEMGPGGKMTETQTCQWMEGEFFLVCHSDFKSGMGNGTGISVMGYSNDDKIYTYREFNSWGEFDDSKGTVDGDTWTWTSDEKMDGKAMKGRFTMKLTSSTSYTFTFEMSPDGSKWTTVMDGKAAKGK from the coding sequence ATGAAGCGACATGGAACGATTCTTGCGATCTGGCTGGTGTTAGGAGCGGCGGCGGCGGTGGCGCAAATGCCGAAGCCCGGTGCGGAACTTAAGAAGCTGGATACGTTTGCCGGCTCGTGGACGCTCGAGGGCGACCTGAAGCCGAGCGAGATGGGTCCGGGCGGCAAGATGACCGAAACCCAGACGTGTCAGTGGATGGAAGGCGAGTTCTTTCTCGTATGTCACAGCGACTTTAAGAGCGGCATGGGGAACGGAACTGGAATCTCGGTGATGGGGTATTCCAATGACGACAAGATTTATACCTACCGCGAGTTCAACAGTTGGGGAGAATTCGACGACTCCAAAGGCACCGTGGACGGCGATACGTGGACCTGGACCAGCGATGAAAAGATGGATGGAAAGGCCATGAAGGGACGATTCACCATGAAGCTTACATCGTCGACCTCATATACTTTCACATTCGAAATGTCTCCGGATGGAAGTAAATGGACGACCGTAATGGACGGCAAGGCGGCCAAGGGAAAATAG
- a CDS encoding zinc ribbon domain-containing protein yields the protein MPIFEYVCKECQHQFEALVYGKQKAECPKCHATKLEPQLSVFAVSAKSSSSVPSPTGACGSCGDPRGPGACSLGDMN from the coding sequence ATGCCCATCTTCGAGTACGTCTGCAAAGAATGCCAGCATCAGTTCGAGGCCTTGGTTTACGGTAAACAAAAAGCCGAGTGCCCGAAGTGCCATGCCACCAAACTGGAGCCGCAGCTCTCGGTCTTCGCGGTCTCGGCGAAGAGTTCTTCGTCAGTACCGTCCCCGACCGGAGCGTGCGGATCGTGCGGCGACCCCCGCGGGCCCGGCGCCTGCTCCCTCGGCGACATGAACTAG